The Bacillus sp. FJAT-27916 genomic interval CCAGCCAATACGGAGGCTTGATGTTTCCACCATCGGACGGAATCCGCAAAAGCTTGAGAATCTGTATGAGGAAGGCTACCGGGAAGCAAAGAAAGCATATGGAAAATTGAAGGAGTTATTATGAGATAAAAAGGGGGAGGAATAGACCCATCTATTCCCACCCCTTTTTTAGGCAATAATCAGACGACTAGCTCTGACTGCAAATAATGCCAAATCAAATTGGCCGTATGTTCAATGGAACTGATATGTGTGCGCTCAAACGCATGAGAGGCGTCAATCCCCGGTCCGATTAATCCATGAACGATATCATACCCGGCCCGGATGGCAGCGGAGGCATCAGATCCATAAAAAGGATATATATCAACACGGTAATCAATATCATGCTCCTGGGCTAATTTGACAAGATGCTGGCGCAGGCCATAATGATAAGGACCGCTTGAATCCTTCGCGCAGATGGATACGCTATACTCGTCCGTTGTTTGGCCGTCTCCAATTGCGCCCATATCCACAGCTAAATACTCAACAGTTTCGTCCGGAATATTAGAGTTTCCGCCATAGCCGATTTCTTCATTATTGGAAATAAGGAAATGGGTAGTGTATGGAAGGGCGATGTTTTGTTCCTTCAGTTGTTTTATCAAGTAGAGTAGGATGCCGACACTCGCTTTGTCATCCAGATGCCTTGACTTTAAGAAGCCGTCCCCAGCAAGCTCTGCCCGAGGCTCAAATGAGACAAAATCACCGACCTCAATACCGAGTGCTTGCGTATCTGATTTTGATTTGGTGATCGCATCAATCCGAACTTCCATATGGTCATCGTCGCGTTTCACTTCACTCATTTTCTGGTAAACGTGGACAGAGGTTTGGTTTAGTAAAATCGTTCCTGTGTACACATTACCGTCTGCTGTATGAATCTTGCAGTATTCTCCCTCACAGGCATTCCAGCGAAAGCCGCCGATCATCGTCAGCTTTAAACGCCCGCTTGGTTTGATTTCCTTGACCATTGCTCCCAAAGTATCCACATGGGCTGTCAGGAAGCGGTGTTTAGAATCATCTTGGCCTTTAATTGTCGCAAGCAAGGCCCCTTTATTCGTCCGTTTGTTTCCAATTCCGCATGTATTCAGAAAGTTCTCTGTATAACGAATGGCCTCTTCCGTATAGCCAGTCGGGCTTGGAATGGAAACCAAATCTTTTATGTAGCCGTATATCTCTTGACCGTCTGCTTTCATTTGTAGACACTCCTCTTATTAGTGAATAGCTCTATTATATACCTCCGTGGAAAAAGGGTACAATAGATGAGAAATTTCTTGCCTTTTTTAGGATATCCATGTAAATTATAGTTAAATGAATATTCAAACAAATCTTATCGCGAGAGACGGAGGGACGGGCCCGATGATGTCTCAGCAACCGCCGATGCATTCGGAAAGGTGCTAAATCCTGCAAGGCATATGCATATTTATGTGCCTCGAGAGATAAGAAGGAGAGTAAAGCTCGATAAGTCTTCTTCTTGGAAGGCTTTTTTATTTTTATTTGGGAGGGGCAGAACAATGACCGCATGGAAGATTGAAACAGTATTAGCCCAAATCGGCAATCGAAGTGAAACACAAACAGGTACGGTGAACACGCCCGTTTATTTCTCGACCGCATACAGGCATGAGGGGATTGGACAATCAACAGGCTATGACTATACCAGGACAGGAAATCCGACCCGAGAGGTTTTGGAAAAGGCCATCGCGGCCCTTGAAGGCGGTGAGCAAGGCTTTGCCTATAGTTCTGGCATGGCAGCCATCCATGCTTTGCTCACATTATTCGAACCGGGTGATGAGATCCTTGTTTCAGCTGATTTATATGGAGGTACATATCGTTTATTCGAAAAAACATGGAAGAAATACGGCATCACTTTTGTTCAATGCCAGTCCTATAGAGATTTTGCTGAATCCATTTCAAGTCAGACAAAAGCCTTTTTTATTGAAACACCGACAAACCCTTTAATGCAGGAAATCGATATCCGGGCAATTGCTGATTTAAGTCAAGAGAATAACCTCCTTTTGATTGTTGATAATACTTTTTACACACCAATCTTGCAGCGTCCGCTTGAACTCGGTGCTGATATTGTTGTTCACAGTGCGACAAAATATATTGCCGGTCATAATGATGTTCTTGCTGGCCTCATTGTCGCAAAGGGAGAGGATGTCTGCCAAAAGCTTGATGAATATCAAAATGCAACAGGGGCCATCCTTTCGCCATTTGATTCCTGGCTTGTCATGAGAGGAATGAAGACATTGAGCCTCCGCATGAAGCAGCATGAGGAGAACGCTGGGAAAATCGCGGCTTTCTTACAGGAGCGGGAGGAGGTCATCGATGTCCTCTATCCGGGAAAAGGCGGCATGATTTCGTTTAGGCTTCAATCTGAGAAATGGGTCAATCACTTCCTGAAAAGCCTTGGTGTCATCACCTTCGCTGAGAGTCTTGGAGGGGTTGAAAGCCTTATGACCTACCCGGCTACACAAACGCATGCCGATATCCCGGAGGAGGTCCGCATAGCAGGTGGTGTTTGTAACCGGCTGCTCCGCTTCTCCGTTGGTATCGAACATGCTGATGATTTAATTGCCGACCTGAAGAACGCCTTTGAAGCGGTTAGCAGCAAACAAGTGCAAGCATAATATCCGTTCAGCCAGTCCATTTTGCAGGGCTGGCTTTTCTTATGGAGTAATGATGGTGATTTTAGGAAAATGTAAGAGATAAGCAGCTTAAAGCTGGCAAGAAGGAAAAAACGGGTGAAGAAGCGGAAATCTTCTGTCTTAAATGGTAGAATAGCTGTAAAATTATTTGTAAAGACATCTCGCATGATTTTTTGTTATGCTGATGACAGTCCAACCATAAATTCAGAGGAGTGATTCGGTTGAAGGCGCTGATTAATATCGATTATACATACGACTTTGTGGCAGATGAGGGAAGATTGACCTGCGGTGAGCCAGGGCAGCGAATTGAGGATTATATTGTTTCATTGACAGAAGAATTCATTAAACGGAAGGATTATGTCGTATTTGCCATTGATGTGCATGAAGAGAATGATCCTTACCACCCGGAAACGAAATTGTTCCCGCCCCATAATATCCGTTTCACTGCTGGCAGAGATTTATTTGGAAATCTGCAAAATGTGTATAATAGGAACAAGGACGAAGACCATGTCCTTTGGATTGACAAGACGCGTTATTCTGCTTTCGCCGGCACGGACCTTGATATCAAGCTTCGTGAGCGGGGAATCACCGAGCTTCATTTAGTCGGGGTTTGTACAGATATTTGTGTCCTCCATACAGCGGTGGATGCTTACAATAAAGGCTACAAGATTATCGTCCATAAAGATGGAGTGGCAAGCTTCAATGAGGCCGGCCATCAATGGGCTCTTGGCCATTTTGAACAAACACTTGGAGCAGATGTTTTATAAATTAAGGAGGAAGCTTGATGAAACACTATCAAGATGACAGCTTTGCGTTACATACAGATCTATACCAAATTAATATGATGGAAACATACTTCCGGGATGGCATCCATAACAGAAAAGCCGTCTTTGACGTTTACTTTAGACGTAACCCATTTGGGAACGGCTATGCCGTTTTTGCAGGACTTGAGCGTGTCATTACGTATATTAAAGAGCTGCGTTTTACAGACACTGATATTGAATATTTACGTAATGAAGTAGGTTATGCTGATGACTTCCTGTCCTACCTTAAGGAACTAAAATTTACAGGAACAATTAGAAGCATGAAGGAAGGGGAGCTCGTATTTGAGAATGAGCCTCTTATGCGTATTGAAGCCCCGCTAGCTCAGGCACAGCTTGTTGAGACGGCTATCCTCAATGTCGTCAACTACCAGACATTGATTGCAACAAAGGCCTCAAGGCTCACCATGGTAGCCGATGGCGATCCATTATTTGAGTTTGGGACAAGAAGAGCTCAGGAAACCGAAGCGGCCATTTGGGGGACACGCGCGGCCTTTATCGGCGGATTCCAAGCGACAAGCAATGTCCGCGCAGGTAAATTATTCGGCATACCAGTCGTAGGAACGCATGCCCATGCCCTTGTCCAAACCTATCGTGACGAATACACAGCCTTCAAGAAATACGCGGAATCCCATTATGACTGCACCTTCCTCGTCGACACCTATGACACATTACGCTCAGGTGTACCGACAGCCATCAAGGTTGCCAAGGAAATGGGTGACAAGATTAAATTCAAAGCCATCCGCCTAGACAGCGGCGACTTAGCTTACCTATCTAAAAAAGCAAGAATCATGCTGGATGAAGCCGGCTATACCGACACGATGATCACCGCCTCTAATGACCTGGATGAAGTAACTATTCTCAACCTGAAAGCCCAAGGTGCCAAAATTGACATGTGGGGAGTCGGTACAAAGCTCATCACTGCTTATGACCAGCCGGCATTAGGTGCTGTTTACAAAATGGTCAGCATTGAAGATGATAACGGAAGAATGGCTGACACCATCAAAATCAGCGGAAACCCTGAAAAAGTTACAACACCAGGGATGAAAAACGTTTACCGTATCATCAACCGTGAAACCAAAAAATCCGAGGGGGACTACATCACCCTAGACGGCGAAAACCCGCAGGAAGAAAAAATATTGACTATGTTCCATCCAGTGCACACCTTCATCTGCAAGGAAGTCACCGACTTCGAAGCCGTGCCGCTGCATGAAACTATTTTCGAAAACGGCGAACTGAAATATAAAACACCAGAGCTCACTGATATCCAGAAATTTGCCCATGATAACCTCTCCTTGCTATGGGATGAATACAAACGTTTCTTGAATCCGGAGAAATACCCGGTTGACCTCAGTCCAAAATGCTGGGAAAACAAGCGTGTCCTTATTCAGGAAGTACAGGATCAGGTTAGACGGAACCGAGAGATTGTTAAGAACTGGGAAAATGAATAGTAAAGGAAGAAGAAGGAGCTGTCAGCCTCCTTCTTTTTTATAAGTGTCAAGATTGTGAATTTTCACTAAATTCGTTTACGCTTTAACGCATTAATGTTAAAATGAAGGTGTTATCGTACGCGATGACCTCCTAAAGGGAAATGTATAGAAGCCGCTCCTGATTGATATGCTGGGGGCGGTGCTTTTTTGTGTGCAAAGAAATCGGAGGTCTTAGTATTTTTATATAATATTAAGGATTTTGCCATTAATAAAGAATCGACTTGGGCTTGTCCAATATTGTAGAAAGATCAATCCTGTTTTAAGCAAAAAAAATCAGTAAAGTCGACTCATAGCAAGGGTTGAAAGCTTGTTGTATAATATTGGAAATAAGGATAAGAAGGTGGGGACATGAATGTTGGTTCGCTGATTAAATATTATCGAACAAAGCAGGGAATGACACAAAGTGAACTGGTGGAAGGCATTTGCTCGGTACCTCATCTTAGCAAAATCGAGAATAATGGGAAGGAGGCGAATGAACAAACCATTGATTTGCTTTTGAATAGGCTTGGCGCGAATTTGAAGGAAGTGCAACAAAAGAATGGGATGATAGAGGAGCTGCTCGATGAGTGGATCCATAATATCAATTATTTGCAGGTAGATAAAGCAAGAGGACTATATGAACGGCTTTCAGAGCTGTCAGGCTTTATTGCTTATACGCCGCATCTCTATTTGTACGAGCTTTATAAGCTAAGGTATTATCTTTTGGTGCGCGAGATTGAGGAGGCGAAGCTGCATTATAAGTGGCTTGAGAAGCATAAGAAGAATTTCTCCTACCAAGAGTTGTACCTATTTCACTACTATCATGCCATTTGTTTGATTGTCCAGAATAAGTATCGTCAAGCGAATGATGTTTTGGATGATTTGGTCCTTTCTCAAGGGGAGGGTGTCAATGCCTCTGGTGATGTGTACTATCATTTGGCTCTCGTCAAATGTCATATTGAACAGCCGGGCTACGCCATTTTTTACGGTAAGCATGCTTTGACCTCTTTTACAGCTGACTATAATATTAAGCGAATGCTCCATACGCTGATGATAATGGGAATCAGTTATACGGATTCTAATATCCATGAGGTGGCGCTGGATTGCTATAAGCATCTCGAACGGAATGCAGAGATTCTTGGAGAAATGGATATGCTGGCACTCACGTATCACAATATCGGGTATTTGAAGCAGAAGATGGGGAATTTGGCAGAAGCACGAGATTACTTCAAGAAGGCATTGGATTCGGGGATAGATGATGCCTACTCGTACATGGTCAGCTTGTATGCCTATGCAGAAACATCTTATTATCTTGAGGATTATGTTGTGGCAAAAGAAAGCTTTGACCAATTAAAAAAGAATGCTGCTCGATCAAACACGAAAATCTATCAAATTCTCCCGAACTATTATTTATACATGATGGAGGGGGAAGAGGAGAGAGCCATTCGATATTTAGAAGATTATACCCTTCCTTTTTTATACGATAAGGAGCTGAGCTTTACAGATATTAGGTCGGTTAATAAAATTTTAGCTGATTATTATAAAAAAGAAGGAAAGTTTAAAGAAGCGCTGCAATATACTTATATGGAATAAGAACATAAGGGGGAGTAGAGATGAACATGAAAGCGCCCATCTTGCCGCCGGTAACTTAAATACATCGTATCTGAATACATGGGAAAAGCCGATTGCATAAGCAGTCGGCTTTTTTATGTATAAATTTTGTTGGGAAAATAAAAAAATGATAGGCACAAACACCTGTTTTGTTTTTGGTCGGGTTGGTACTTCTTCCACGGTGAAAAACAAGAGATTTGTTGAAAAATAATGTAATAAGTAAAAATATGGTAGAAATATGGTGTTATTTATTTGGGAAATTTTAGAACATTTTAACAATTCAATCTATTCATTTTTGAATTATAGTAAAATCGCTCCGTTTCCAAGAAAAAAAATAATCAATATACTAGTTTTACATCAAAGAGAGCCATCAAAAATAAATATGTGAGAGGAGAGGAAACATGAAGTCAAAAAGATTAATCAGTACGGTCGTGTTGAGTTTGGCAATGGTGTTCAGTGGAGCATCCTTCTCATCAGCAGCAGAAATGGGGAAGGCTCCGAAAGAGTCAGTTCAGAAGGAAACAATCCGGGTCCTTATTAAGGGATCTCAAAGTGAACGGGCACAGGCGAAGAAAGATATGGGTGTCCATCATGATTTCAACGGCCAAGGCTTTACAGTCGATGTCTCTGAAAAAGAGTATGAGAAGCTAGTCAAAAATAATGACATCGAAGTCAAGAAAGTACCAGAATTCAAGATTGCCGCGACCAACCAATTAAAGGCAACGTCAAGTCCTACCACTCGCGTACCTTGGGGAATAAAAGCCATTTATAATAATAGTTCACTAACGTCTACTTCGGGTGGTAGCGGCATAAAGGTCGCTGTATTGGATACAGGTGTTCTGAAAACACATAAGGATTTATCGTCCAATGTGGAGCAATGTAAAGATTTTACGACTAGCAGCACATACGTGAATAATTCTTGTGCTGACCGAAATGGACATGGTACACACGTAGCTGGTACCGTTCTTGGTAATGGCGGAGGAGGCACAGGGGTATATGGTGTTGCTCCACAAGCGAAGCTATGGGCCTATAAGGTTCTAACGGACAGCGGCTCTGGATATTCTGATGATATTGCAGCTGCTATCAGACATGCGGCCGACCAAGCCACATCGACAGGTTCGAAGCTGATTATCTCCATGTCACTCGGTTCTAGCGCAAATGATTCCTTGATCTCAAGCGCGGTAACGTATGCACAAGGAAAAGGGGTTCTTATCATTGCGGCTGCAGGCAACAGCGGTTCTGCTGCCAATACAATCGGCTACCCTGGTGCACTTGCGAATGTCGTAGCAGTAGCAGCCCTTGAAAATGTACAAGCTAATGGCACATACCGTGTGGCAAATTATTCTTCCCGCGGAAATCCGAACACAGACGGTGACTATGTAATCGGCGTGAAAGATATTGAAGTCTCTGCTCCTGGTTCAGCTGTTGAATCTACTTGGTATACAGGCGGATACAACACAATCAGCGGTACATCCATGGCAACGCCTCATGTTTCCGGCTTAGCTGCGAAAATCTGGGCGTCTAACACTGGATATACAGCAAACCAAGTTCGCACTGTGCTTCAAAACAGGGCGAAAGCCAATGACATTTTGGGTGGAGTTGGCGCCGCAGTTGGCGATGATTATGCCTCTGGCTTCGGATTCCCTCGAGTCCAATAAAACAATTCGGTTCAAAAGCAGCCTCTCCATGGACGGGAGGCTGCTTGTCACACATTAGGCCGCATCTTGTCTAACAAGAAGAAGCGGCCTTTTTTGTCTAAAAAAATCCCGATAAAGGAATTGGTTGTAATGAAAATATGGTTTCGATTAAAGGAATCGATCAATTTATTTCGTTTACTAGCCAAGAAGGGGTATATATGTCTGTATCAGCTTGGCATTATGGTCATTGCGCTTTGGACGCTGGCCTCTCTTGCCATCACCTATCGCAAGGTCTTTCTCAATCCATTTGAGGCACTGACAGTTAATGAAATGCCGGCAATGGACCAAGGATGGTTTGTCGCCATGATGACCAATATTGTCTCATCAGAGGCAAACCGCATTGTCGGAAAGGGGCTCTTGTTTTTACTGATTTGGATTCTCTTATTTTTATTCATTCCGCTCGCGACCCGGAGCCTGAAAAGATTCCGTCTTTTCCAATTTGAACTTGAACTCGAAGACAGCAATGAAGCAGAAGAATCTGATAATCTGAACATGGAAGAAAGATTCCGTCTGTTAGGAGACCTCTACAGCGATCACAGCAAAGGAACGCTCTTTCTTTTTTATCAAGAGGATGCAGGAAGAGCTGACTATGAAGGTGCCATCGCCTATTTTCTAGAGAAATACGCTGCAGAAGGATTCAAGAAGCAAGGAGTCGGCATCAATTGGGCTTTATACGAGTGGGCTGCCTTACCCGATGAATGGATGCGACTTGCCCAAATCTCAGCCGAAAAAGGAAAACCGTACATGGAGAATCAAGAATCTACAGTAAACTTCAAAAAGAAGAATATTGTGGTTTACACCTACCATCATTTGGATAAATTACTAGTATCTATCCTATGGAGCTATACATGCCGCTTTGACATCATGGATCAACAATATTTATATATCCTGCATCATTCAGCCGCAGCACAGCTCGAAAATATAGAATACGTATGCTGGATTGAACGATTAGTCAGCCAGGAAGCCATGAACGAATGTGCCTACGTAAACACAGAAGGAGTGGATTTACAAGTTGGTGGATAATATCGTCATAAGAGCCAGATTCAGTGCAGAGAAATATAGACAATTAGCGAAAATGTGCCTCGACGGGCCGAACGATGGCATTGTGGAGAATAAGCCAATACTAGAGAGTGGCTGCACAAATGAGAAATTCTATTACAAAATCAAATGAATAAACCTTCTAATCAAAGTGATGATTGGAAGGTTTATTTTTTTGTTTTGACGGGAGGAACGGTCCAGGCTATGTACAGGAAAAGCGGGATAAGTCAGTGTCTCATTCAGGGTGGGTGGGATAAAGGTGGGAGAAAGATGGGGTAAGACACGCAATGCCCATGCTTTCCCCAGGCAACGGGGGTAAAGGGTGGGCCAAGGGTGGACCAAAGGTGGGCATCGTCAGAGAAAGCCCACCCAATGCCCAGGCAACAGTGGCAAAGGGTGGGCCAAGGGTGGACCAAAGGTGGGCATCGCCAGAGAAAGCCCGCCCAATACCCAGGCAACGGGGGTAAAGAGTGGGCCAAGGGTGGACGCAAGATGGGCATCGTCAGAGAAAGCCCACCCAATACCCAGGCAACGGTGGTAAAGGGTGGGCCAAGGGTGGACGAAAGGTGGGCATCGTCAGAGAAAGCCCACCCAATGCCCAGGCAACGGTGGTAAAGGGTGGGCCAAGGGTGGACGAAAGGTGGGCATCGCCAGAGAAAGCCCACCCAATGCCCAGGCAACGGTGGTAAAGGGTGGGCCAAGGGTGGACGAAAGGTGGGCATCGTCAGAGAAAGCCCGCCCAATGCCCAGGCAATGGTGGTAAAGGGTGGACAACAGAGTAGCCAAAAACAAAAAAGCATCGCCCAAATTTCGGGCAATGCTTTTTTCATTGAACCTGGTCTTTCCAGACTGGCTTGGTTGTTTTTATCTCGGTTGTTCGCCCGTGTGCGAAGTAGTACATTACAATTCCGACAATGGCGATTGCCCCCATTGTGAAGTATAACCCGCGGTAGCCGAAGTGCGGGATGTAGAGTCCTTGCAGGAATGGTCCGGTGCCGATGCCGATGTCATACATGACGAAAAAGGTTGATGTAGCAAGGCCGATTCGGTGTGGCGGTGCTTCTTTAATGGCAATTGTCTGGGCGCTTGATTGAAAGGTGCCCAGGCCGATGCCCATGATGGCTCCTGCAAAGAGCAGCATGGCGCTGTTCATTGTACCGCCGAGTAATAATAGGCTGGCGGCATATAATAATAGCGAAGGGTAGATGACGAAGTTCTCCCCGCGTATGTCAAACCAGCGGCCGGTGAATGGTCTTGTGATCAGCAGGCAAGCTGCATAGATGACAAAGAAAAAGCTTGCGGCGCCTGCTAAGTTGATTTCCGCCGAAAATGATGTCATGTGAGACAGGACACTTGAATACGTAAAGCCGATGACTCCTGCTGTGATGGAGATCGGGATAGCGGAGAATTCAAAGTAGTCGCGAAGCTTATTGCTTTTCAGGCTTTCCATCTGTTCCTTGGTGAGAGCGGGCTGCTTGTACGTCAAAAGGATAGAGGCCAGCAGGCTGAAGAAGGCAAATACTACACTCACGGTGAAGACCATAGTGTATTCATAGGCATTGCTGATATAGAGCCCGATAAAGGGGCCAATAGCCATGGCGATATTTGTGCTGATAGCAAAATAGCCCATCCCTTCCCCTCTTCTGGATGGGGGAATAATCTCAGCGACAATGGTGCCGGTTGCGGTGGAAGAGACGCCAAATGCCGCGCCGTGAATCAGTCTTAAGCCTAACAGGAGGATCAAGTTATCAGCGGCAAAATATAAAAGGGTTGACGCAAAGAATACGCAAAGGCTTGCGACAAGCATTTTCTTCGGACCAATAAGGGCAAGTTTTTTTCCGGCCAGCGGACGTACTAAGACGGCTCCGATGACAAATATACTTGAAGCGAGCCCGGCGATGCTGGCACTTGTATGGAACTTGTCCATTGTATAGACCGTAAGTGTGACCATCAGGCTGTAAAAGCATAGGAAGATAAATAAGTTTGTTGAGGCGACGAGCAGGAAGTCCTTCGTCCAAAGTTTGGGTCTAGTCATGCGGGTTCACATCCTCTTGT includes:
- a CDS encoding M42 family metallopeptidase, coding for MKADGQEIYGYIKDLVSIPSPTGYTEEAIRYTENFLNTCGIGNKRTNKGALLATIKGQDDSKHRFLTAHVDTLGAMVKEIKPSGRLKLTMIGGFRWNACEGEYCKIHTADGNVYTGTILLNQTSVHVYQKMSEVKRDDDHMEVRIDAITKSKSDTQALGIEVGDFVSFEPRAELAGDGFLKSRHLDDKASVGILLYLIKQLKEQNIALPYTTHFLISNNEEIGYGGNSNIPDETVEYLAVDMGAIGDGQTTDEYSVSICAKDSSGPYHYGLRQHLVKLAQEHDIDYRVDIYPFYGSDASAAIRAGYDIVHGLIGPGIDASHAFERTHISSIEHTANLIWHYLQSELVV
- a CDS encoding methionine biosynthesis PLP-dependent protein, with the protein product MTAWKIETVLAQIGNRSETQTGTVNTPVYFSTAYRHEGIGQSTGYDYTRTGNPTREVLEKAIAALEGGEQGFAYSSGMAAIHALLTLFEPGDEILVSADLYGGTYRLFEKTWKKYGITFVQCQSYRDFAESISSQTKAFFIETPTNPLMQEIDIRAIADLSQENNLLLIVDNTFYTPILQRPLELGADIVVHSATKYIAGHNDVLAGLIVAKGEDVCQKLDEYQNATGAILSPFDSWLVMRGMKTLSLRMKQHEENAGKIAAFLQEREEVIDVLYPGKGGMISFRLQSEKWVNHFLKSLGVITFAESLGGVESLMTYPATQTHADIPEEVRIAGGVCNRLLRFSVGIEHADDLIADLKNAFEAVSSKQVQA
- a CDS encoding cysteine hydrolase family protein codes for the protein MRLKALINIDYTYDFVADEGRLTCGEPGQRIEDYIVSLTEEFIKRKDYVVFAIDVHEENDPYHPETKLFPPHNIRFTAGRDLFGNLQNVYNRNKDEDHVLWIDKTRYSAFAGTDLDIKLRERGITELHLVGVCTDICVLHTAVDAYNKGYKIIVHKDGVASFNEAGHQWALGHFEQTLGADVL
- a CDS encoding nicotinate phosphoribosyltransferase is translated as MKHYQDDSFALHTDLYQINMMETYFRDGIHNRKAVFDVYFRRNPFGNGYAVFAGLERVITYIKELRFTDTDIEYLRNEVGYADDFLSYLKELKFTGTIRSMKEGELVFENEPLMRIEAPLAQAQLVETAILNVVNYQTLIATKASRLTMVADGDPLFEFGTRRAQETEAAIWGTRAAFIGGFQATSNVRAGKLFGIPVVGTHAHALVQTYRDEYTAFKKYAESHYDCTFLVDTYDTLRSGVPTAIKVAKEMGDKIKFKAIRLDSGDLAYLSKKARIMLDEAGYTDTMITASNDLDEVTILNLKAQGAKIDMWGVGTKLITAYDQPALGAVYKMVSIEDDNGRMADTIKISGNPEKVTTPGMKNVYRIINRETKKSEGDYITLDGENPQEEKILTMFHPVHTFICKEVTDFEAVPLHETIFENGELKYKTPELTDIQKFAHDNLSLLWDEYKRFLNPEKYPVDLSPKCWENKRVLIQEVQDQVRRNREIVKNWENE
- a CDS encoding helix-turn-helix domain-containing protein; translated protein: MNVGSLIKYYRTKQGMTQSELVEGICSVPHLSKIENNGKEANEQTIDLLLNRLGANLKEVQQKNGMIEELLDEWIHNINYLQVDKARGLYERLSELSGFIAYTPHLYLYELYKLRYYLLVREIEEAKLHYKWLEKHKKNFSYQELYLFHYYHAICLIVQNKYRQANDVLDDLVLSQGEGVNASGDVYYHLALVKCHIEQPGYAIFYGKHALTSFTADYNIKRMLHTLMIMGISYTDSNIHEVALDCYKHLERNAEILGEMDMLALTYHNIGYLKQKMGNLAEARDYFKKALDSGIDDAYSYMVSLYAYAETSYYLEDYVVAKESFDQLKKNAARSNTKIYQILPNYYLYMMEGEEERAIRYLEDYTLPFLYDKELSFTDIRSVNKILADYYKKEGKFKEALQYTYME
- a CDS encoding S8 family peptidase → MKSKRLISTVVLSLAMVFSGASFSSAAEMGKAPKESVQKETIRVLIKGSQSERAQAKKDMGVHHDFNGQGFTVDVSEKEYEKLVKNNDIEVKKVPEFKIAATNQLKATSSPTTRVPWGIKAIYNNSSLTSTSGGSGIKVAVLDTGVLKTHKDLSSNVEQCKDFTTSSTYVNNSCADRNGHGTHVAGTVLGNGGGGTGVYGVAPQAKLWAYKVLTDSGSGYSDDIAAAIRHAADQATSTGSKLIISMSLGSSANDSLISSAVTYAQGKGVLIIAAAGNSGSAANTIGYPGALANVVAVAALENVQANGTYRVANYSSRGNPNTDGDYVIGVKDIEVSAPGSAVESTWYTGGYNTISGTSMATPHVSGLAAKIWASNTGYTANQVRTVLQNRAKANDILGGVGAAVGDDYASGFGFPRVQ
- a CDS encoding MFS transporter is translated as MTRPKLWTKDFLLVASTNLFIFLCFYSLMVTLTVYTMDKFHTSASIAGLASSIFVIGAVLVRPLAGKKLALIGPKKMLVASLCVFFASTLLYFAADNLILLLGLRLIHGAAFGVSSTATGTIVAEIIPPSRRGEGMGYFAISTNIAMAIGPFIGLYISNAYEYTMVFTVSVVFAFFSLLASILLTYKQPALTKEQMESLKSNKLRDYFEFSAIPISITAGVIGFTYSSVLSHMTSFSAEINLAGAASFFFVIYAACLLITRPFTGRWFDIRGENFVIYPSLLLYAASLLLLGGTMNSAMLLFAGAIMGIGLGTFQSSAQTIAIKEAPPHRIGLATSTFFVMYDIGIGTGPFLQGLYIPHFGYRGLYFTMGAIAIVGIVMYYFAHGRTTEIKTTKPVWKDQVQ